The Desulfovibrio sp. G11 region GCACGAAGCCCAGCATTTCAACCAGCCACCAGGCCCCGTAGCCCGAGAAAACGTAGGGCAGGTTGGCCTGCACAAGCATGTCGATAAGCTTGAGCATGAAGTAGGCGAACAAGATGAAAGAAGCAGCGCGGGAAAAGCTGAGGACCACGCCGTCAGATTCACGCAGGTGGGTTTCGTCCATGTAATGGTGCAGACCCTTGTGGGCAAATATGCCTTCAAAGATGACCATGGAGGCTCCGGCAGCCATCGAGCTGACGAAGAAGAACATGGGCATGAAGGGCGAATACCACAGGGGGTGCAGCTTTTCAGGCGCAATCAGGTAGAGCGCGCCCAGTGACGACTGATGCAGGGTGGACAGGGTAACGCCAAAAATGGTGAGCACAATGGTGCTGTGCACCACGAGCCTGCGCCATTTGATAAGGCTGGGGAACTTTTGTGCCAGCCATTCCATAGGCGCCACGGAAAACTCGATGAAGAGCACCGTAACGTAGGTGGCCACGCACAGGCCCACTTCAAAGAGTACCGAGGTGGTTCCCGGGAAGAAGAACATGAAGGGCAGCCGCAGTGGATGGCCCAGGTCATACAGAAGGGCCACGACCACAAAACCGTAGCCGAGAAAGGCCGTGGTAATGGCCGGGCGCACGGCGGAGTGAAACTGCTTCATGCCCATGACGTAGCAGGCCACGGTGGTAAAGTAGCCACCTGCCGCCAGCGCCACGCCGCAAAGCAGGTCAAAGCCGATCCAAAGGCCCCAGGGCTGGGTGTTGCTCAGGTTGGTGACCGAGCCGATGCCCATGGTAAAGCGGATAACGGTAATTATCAGGCCCACCGTCAGGATGATGGCGGTGATGATATTGCCCGGAGTAGGTTTGAGAAACTCGTCCAGGTTAAACAGCTTGCCCTTGCTGGGAATGACGATGCTGTGCTGTGACATTTACTTATCCTCCCCGTGCCCCGTGCACGCCGTTTCGCGGGCCTTGAGGGCCTCTGTCATGGCGCGGCGGGCCGTATCGGCAGCGCCCGGCCCCTGGGTTTCCTCAATTTTGCGTACGGCGGCGTCAACGGCGGCGGCCACGTCTTCACGGGCCTCCTTGACCTTGCCATCCGTTTCAGCCTTGTACATGGCTTCGCGACGTTTGCTGATGGCGTAAGCACCGCCGAAGAGCACGGGCCAGAAGGCCACGATCATAGGCACTGCGCCCAGAGCGCCGTAGGTCAGCTCGCCCATGGGGCGGTTGCC contains the following coding sequences:
- the hmcC gene encoding sulfate respiration complex protein HmcC, whose translation is MSQHSIVIPSKGKLFNLDEFLKPTPGNIITAIILTVGLIITVIRFTMGIGSVTNLSNTQPWGLWIGFDLLCGVALAAGGYFTTVACYVMGMKQFHSAVRPAITTAFLGYGFVVVALLYDLGHPLRLPFMFFFPGTTSVLFEVGLCVATYVTVLFIEFSVAPMEWLAQKFPSLIKWRRLVVHSTIVLTIFGVTLSTLHQSSLGALYLIAPEKLHPLWYSPFMPMFFFVSSMAAGASMVIFEGIFAHKGLHHYMDETHLRESDGVVLSFSRAASFILFAYFMLKLIDMLVQANLPYVFSGYGAWWLVEMLGFVLLPALLYAKGARDRNLTLCRIASANTVLGIVLNRFNVSMIAFNYNLPPAERYFPSIWEICISIFVVTMIVTVYRFIIYHMPVLYEHPDFRDEH